The Vannielia litorea genome segment AACTTGGTGGCGGGCTCCCAGATGGCGGTCATTTCGGGGCGGGCGTAACGGGGGATCATGGGCAGCCTTTCGCGTCTGGAATGCGGTCGGGGGTCGGATACACTGGGGGGCAGGTGGCAACAAGAGGGTGCGGCGATGCGGGCCTTGGCGGCATGGCTGGTTATGGCGGGGGCGGTTTGGGCACAGCCGGTGCCGGGGTTTGAGGATGCGCCGGAGCCGCTGTTCTTTGAAGGGCTCTATGCGCTGGTCGGGGTCGACAGCGCGGGGCGGGCGCTGAATGCGCCGGTGCGGCTGGAGGTGGTGTTGCAGGGGTTGGAGTTGCGCGGCTGCGACCTTGGCGCCGGGCGGCTTGATTATGCCCGGATCGGGGAGGCGTTCGTGCTTGCGGGCCGGATGGGCGGTGAGGCGCTGTGGTGCCGGTTCAGCGTGGACCCGGGAAACTACCCGCTGCTGAACTGCGCAAACCCGGAGGGGCTGCGGCTCACGCTATGGCCGGAAGGGGAGTTTGGCGCGCGCTGGTATGTGGCTGACGCATTTTGGCTGCGCGATGGGGCAATTTGGCGGCAATTGCCGGGGTCCGGGCATTCTGTTGCCTCAGAGTTGACACAGGAAGGTGAAACACTCCGGTGCAATCGAGGAGACAAACCGGAGCAATACCGATGACACCTTTTGCCAGAATTGCCGCAGTGGCCGTTATGAGCCTTGTGATGCCCCAGCAGGTTGCGGCGCAGGTGCGGCTTGAAACCGCAGGGCGCATTGCGATTGACGCCGTAAAGGCGCTTGGGCCGAAGCAGAAAGCCGAACTGGCGTCGTTTCGGCGGTCGTATGACTACTACGGGGCGCTCTACGTGAGCACGACGGGCGATGTAGCCTACGGGCATGCGGGGGCCAGCTCGATGGCGGCGGCGCAGACCATCGCCCGGATGGGCTGCGAGCGGAAGGCGCAGGCGCGCTGTGTGCCGCATGCCGTGATCGCGCCGCGGAGCGTGAACGAGGGGCCGAATGGGCGTTTTGACAACTCCGGCACCTTGGCCAACGTGATGGTCGACCGGTTCAACAAGCTTCAGCGGGGCCGTTGGACGGCATTCGCCGCGGCGCCCGAGGGCGCTTGGGGCGCGGCGACCAACCTGCCGCGCGGCTCGCAAGCGGAGGCGCATGCGCTGGGGCAGTGTCGGAGCTCGGCTGCCAAGGCGCGGCGGAGCTATCCGGCGGCGATGGCACGGGCGATGGACCGGCGCGGACTGTTCCGCTGCCGGACGGCGCTGGTGCTGGAGAAGTAACCAGAGGTTTGAGGCGAGGGCAGGGGCGGGAGGCTTCCCGCCCTGCGCGTGCGCTTAGCCCTTTTCGCCGCGCGAGAGCGCCACGACGCCGGTGCGGGCGATCTCGGTGAGGCCGAGAGGACGCATCAGGTCGGCAAAAGCGTCGATTTTCTCGGAGGGGCCGGTCATCTCGAAGATGAAGCTCTGAAGCGTGCTGTCGACCACATTGGCGCGGAAGATATCGGCCAGCCGCAGCGCCTCGACCCGCTTTTCGCCCTCACCGGCCACCATGAAGAGGGCCAGTTCACGCTCGACGGCGGGGCCTTCTACGGTGAGATCGTGAACATCGTGGACCGGCACGAGGCGGCCGAGCTGGGCCTTGATCTGCTCGATGATCGAGGGCGTGCCGGTGGTGACGATGGTGATCCGAGAGCGGTGGCCTTCATGGTCCACCTCGGCCACGGTGAGGCTCTCGATGTTGTAGCCGCGCCCGGAGAACAGGCCGATGACACGTGCCAGAACGCCCGCCTCGTTCTCGACCAGCACCGCGAGAGTGTGGGTTTCGATCACCTCGGCGTTCGGGTCTTTGAGGTCGTAGGCCGAGTGCTTCGACAGGCCTTTTTTCAATTTCAGCGCGGCCATGTTTGG includes the following:
- the ilvN gene encoding acetolactate synthase small subunit; protein product: MAALKLKKGLSKHSAYDLKDPNAEVIETHTLAVLVENEAGVLARVIGLFSGRGYNIESLTVAEVDHEGHRSRITIVTTGTPSIIEQIKAQLGRLVPVHDVHDLTVEGPAVERELALFMVAGEGEKRVEALRLADIFRANVVDSTLQSFIFEMTGPSEKIDAFADLMRPLGLTEIARTGVVALSRGEKG